The DNA region TGGGCTCGGCGCTGGCGGAGCGGTTTCTGGCGCACGGCTACCAGGTGGTTGGCTACGATCTCGACACCGAAAAGCGCAAGGCACTGGTCGAGCGGGGCGGCATTGGAGCGGGGAGCCCCGCGGCAGTCACGGAGCGGGTGGAGCGGCTCGTGCTCTCACTTCCCACAACCGAGGTGGTTTTAGACGTCCTAGGCGGAGCTTCCGGGATTCTCGCCGCGAGTTCGCTGCCCACAACTATCCTGGACACCACCACAGGCGACCCGAGCGAGACCGAGGCACTGGCGGCGGCACTGGCCACGCGGGGAATTGCCTACATGGACACGGCGATCTCCGGCTCCAGCAAACAGGTGCGTGGCGGCGAGGCGACCCTCCTCGTGGGGGGCACTCCCGCCGCCTACGCCGCCAGCGCCGACCTCCTTGCCTGTGTCACCGACCGTGTTTTCCACCTTGGTTCCGCCGGGAGTGGGAGCCGTGCGAAGCTGGCAACCAACCTGATTCTGGGACTCAACCGCGCCGCCCTCGCCGAGGGGCTGGTCTTTGCGGAGGCACTGGGGCTGGATCTCGCGGTATTTCTTGACGTGCTCAAAAACTCTCCGGCGTACTCCGTGGCGGTGGACATAAAAGGAGAAAAGATGCGCACGGGCGAATTTACCCCTGAGTCGAGGGTCCTACAGCACAAAAAAGATGTGGGGCTGATCCTGGCCGCCGCCCATGCTACGGGGCAGGAGCTACCCCTGAGCCAGGTGCACCACACACTCCTTACCGAGGCTGTGGAGGCAGGGGAGGGCGAGCTCGACAATGCGGTTATCATTGAGGCAATTCGGAGGAAACGACGATGAAAAAGCAAGCGATTTTGACACTGGCACTTCTCGGCATGCTCGTCGCGGGCGCGGCACTCCCCCAGCAGAAAGTGGACCGGGAGACAAAGGTCCGCGACGATAAGAAAAAGCTGGAGGCGAGCGGCTACTGGCACTACAACGACCTTCCCGCCGCGTTTGCGGAGGCGAGGGCCACGGGCAAGCCCATTGTCGTGGTGCTACGCTGCATCCCCTGCGAGGAGTGCGTGAAGCTCGACGACGACGTGATCGAGGCGAATGCGCAGATGAAGGCGCTCCTGGATAAGTTTGTGCGGGTGCGGCAGATCTCCACCAATGGCCTGGATCTCTCCCTCTTCCAGTACGACACCGATCAGAGCTTTGCGGTCTTTCTGCTCAACGCCGATGGGACGATCTACGGGCGCTACGGGACACGCTCGCACCGCACGGAGTGGCAGGGCGATGTCTCGGTGGAGGGGATGGCCAAGGCGCTCGAAGGGGCGCTGGCGCTCCACAAAGACTACCCGAAGAACAAGGCCAAGCTTGCCGCCAAACGCGGCCCCGCCCCGGAGTTTGCCAAGCCCGAGCTGTTTCCGTCGCTGCGGGCCAAGTACACGCCGTTCCTCAACTACGAAGGGAAGGTAGTGCCGAGCTGTATCCACTGCCACCAGATTAGCGATGCCCAGAAGGAGCTCGCGATCCAGCGCCACCAGCTCACCGACTCCGTGCTCTACCCCTACCCGCACCCCAAGTCCTTCGGCCTGATCCTCGACCCCAAAGAGCGCCCCACCGTGCTCAAGACCGCTCCCGGCAGCGATGCCCAAAAGGCGGGGCTCCTGCCCGGGGATGTGATTGCCACGCTCGACGGCCAGCCGCTGCTCTCCCTGGCAGACATGCAGTGGGTTCTCAATACCACGCCTGCCAGCGGGGCGAGCCTGACATTGGGGATCGTGCGGGCGGGCAAGCCCAAGACATTGACCCTGACCCTCCCCGATGGCTGGCGCAAGCGCGACGATATCTCGTGGCGGGTGAGTACCTGGGGGCTACGCCGGGCCGCGCTCGGCGGGATGAAGCTCGATCCCAACCCGGGAGGCCAGGGCCTGCTGGTGGCCAATGTTGGGCAGTACGCGCCGCACGACCTCGCCAAGAAAGCCGGCGTGCTCAAGGGGGATATCTTGGTGGGCTTCGATACCTTCACCAACCCCACCCGCGAGGTCGAGCTGATCGCCCACGCCCTCCAGGTCAAGCGTCCCGGCGACACGGTTCCCCTGACCCTGCTCCGCAACGGCCAGACCGTCAAGACCAGCTTTGTGCTGCCGTAACCCGCGCGAGCTGGAAGCTCCAGAGCCAGCGCATCGTCTCGACGGTCTCTGGCTTGGAGCACCACTCTAGCGGGACATGAAGGCACTGCTCCACGGAGAGCTTCCAGTCCGACTGGGCTAGCTCCCAGGAGTAGTCGGGCTGGGCGAAGGTGTCGAACCAGCGCCGCAGGACCGCGTCCTCATGGGCCGCGCGGGCGTCCTCAGGCCACCAGAGGATGAGAAAGTACGCCAGATCGTAGGCCGCGACTCCGTAGGTCAGCGACCAGTCAAAGGGCTGCCGGTCGAGAAAATAAACGGGCGACTCGGCAGCTTTTGGCGTGAGGATATTGGTGGAGTTGAGGTCGCCGTGGAGCAGGCTCATCCCGACCGGGTGACTCCAGCGCGCACGGAGGGCGGCTTCATGGGCACCAAAGCGCTCGGCAAAGGCGCGACCCGTTGCCTGCTCCAAGGGGACGACTCCCGGACGAATCTCCGCAAAGTAGCGCTCCCAGGTCGCGTTATCGGGGATAGGCTGCGCGCCCGTGTGGTGCCGGTGCAGCCGCCCCAGCGCCTCGGCGACGGCGAGGCCATATTCAAGCGTGGGAGGCGCATCGCGGCGGTTGTGGTGGGTCTCGGAGAGATCGTCGAGCAGGAGATGGTAGCCCACCGCCGGGTCGAACTGGGCATCGTAGCAGCGCACCAGAGGCGGGTCGGGGAGGGTGCGGTAGTCCTGGGTGTAGAACGCCACCTCGGAGGGCCCAAATGTCTCCCCCAGGCAGAGCTTGAGACGAAGCGATTTTTGCTCACCACTAGCGAGCGTGACGGTCAGTGGCACCTGGCTCGACCAGTTGCTCGACTCGGTTCGGGCGACAAAATCCACCACGGGCTCGTTGAGCACGGCGCTGAGCCAGCCAAGCGAGAGCTCGTCCGCACTTGTTATGACACGCAACTTCTCTTCTCCTTGGGGTTACTGTAGCATAGGGCCAACCAAAATTGGGATTGCGGGTATGCTCTAGAAAGTTACGAGGAGGAGGAAAGCGTCATGGATGTCGTTGTAGGAATCGTGATCGGGGTGATCGCCTGGATTCTGGTGCGCTGCGTGCTCACTGGGTTCTACACGGTCGATCAGAACCAGCGTGCGGTGAAGACGGTCTTCGGGCGGGCGCAGCGGGTGGGGGAGCTGACCACGCTCGACGATCCCATTGCGGAGTCGCTGACGGCGGACCAGCGTGAGCGCTACACCTACCCGCAGGTGCAGGTGATCCCGCCCGGCGGGCCGTACTTCAAGTGGCCCTGGGAGCAGATCCATAAGGTCTCGGTCGCGACGGAGACCGTCAACATGGCCTACGATCCCCAGAACCCATCGGCAAACCAGATGGGCACTCTGCTGGAGGCGGTGACCAAGGACCAGCTCAACACGGGGCTCACCGGGCAGATTCGCTTCCAGGTCTCGGAGCGCAACCTCTATGCCTATATCTTTGGGGTGACCAACCCGATCGCCCACGTGATGGGCTACTTTGTCTCGGTCTTGCGTGAGCGGATCGCGACCTTCGAGGCACCCGCGGCGGCCAACCACGACGAGACCCTCGACGCGGCATCGGTGGAGGGAATCTCCATCAACGACCTGCGCAAGAACCTGCGCGACCTCAATGAGCACATGGACCAGGAGTGCCAGTGCTCCGCAGCGCGCTACGGAATTACCCTGGACGCGTCCCTGATCACCGGGATCGACCCGCCCGCCGAGGTGGAGTCCGCGCTCGCGGCGATCAACACGGCCCACAACCATGTCTCGTCGGATATCAGCCTGGCCACCGCCGCCGCCGACCAGCGCATCGTGGAGTCCCGCCGCGCGGTCGAGATCGAGACACTCAAGGCCGAGGCCGAGGTCGAGCCCCTGCGACGGCTAGCCGCACAGCTCACCGAGCTCCAGGCAACGGGCAAGTCCGCGATGCTCGCCTATGTCCGCAATGCCAAGCTCGCGCTCTTTAGCAACGCTCGGCGGGTCATCACGGAGGTGAAGCCATGATCCTGGTCTACGCGATTGTAACCTTCTTTGTCCTCCTGATCGGGGGACCGATCCTGCTGGGCGTGGCGCGCCTGCTGGGAATCTATACGATTGTTCGCGAGCGCCGCTGCCATGTCTACATGCTCTTTGGGCAGGTTATCGGCACGATCGACGAGCCAGGGCTCTGCTTTCTCTGGCCGCGGCTGGGCTGGCGGGCGCTCCTGATCGCGGGCTTTGGCAAGTGCCACGTGATCGACCTGCGCCTCGACCAGGAGTACCTGCGGAGCGCGCCGGTCAACTCGGAAGAGGGGGCTCCGATGGGCATTGGGATCTGGTACGAGATGTACATCAGCGATCCTGTGGCCTATCTCTTCAAAAACTCCGACCCACGCGGCTCGCTGGCGGCCAATGTCAGCAACTCCACCGTGCGCTGTCTGAGCAACCTCCCACTGGCTCGGATGCTGATCGACCGGCATAGCATGAGCAAGACGGTCCGTGATGAGGTGACCCCCAAGTCCCACGAGTGGGGCTACAAGCTGGGCTCGATCTACATCCGCAAGGTCCACTTCCGCGACCCGGAGATGATCCGTCAGATTGAGAGCAAGGTGGTCAACCGCCTGCGCCAGGTCACCGCGGCGATCAAGCAGGACGGGATCAACCAGGTGAGCATCATCACCAGCACCGCCGAGCGTCAGGCCGCGGTCGAGTTTGGAAAGGCCGCCGCCGTGCGCCCCGCGATTGTCGGAAAGGCCATGGCTGAGATCAGCGCCGACCCCGAGATCGCCTCCGCGCTGTTCGAGCTCTTGGAGACCCAGCGCATTGTCGAGAGCGGTGCCAACCTCACCCTGATCCAGGGGCAGAGCACCGCCAACGACCTCATGACCGGCTTGCTCGCGTCAATCCCCGGCAACGAGTCGGCGGCGGCTCCCGCCAAACCGCCCGTCAAACGGTAGCCGGGCGGATCGCGTGGACGGTAAACGTCCCGCTATGGGGCGCGTTGCGCCGCCTCCTCGTTCCTCGTCGGTAGTTTGGTGCGGGATCTTGTCCCGGCATCAAATGTCATCGAGAAACCGAAGCTGGCTTCGGTACTCGCGGAGGGCGGGGAGGTCGAGGGAGGCGAGGAGGTGGGTCTCTTCACTCCCCGCATCGGCGAGAATCTCTCCGTGCCAGTCCACGAGCAGGCTGCGGCCGGGGAAGGTGAAGAAGGGGTCGGTGCCGCAGCGGTTTACCCCCAGAAAGTAGGCCTGGTTCTCGATCGCACGGGCCTGCAGGAGCCGAACCCAGTGGTGGGCACGCGCCGCGGGCCAGCTCGCGATCACGAGATAGAGCTCGGGGCGGCAGATTCCCGCGACACTGCGAAAGACCTCGGGGAAGCGCAGGTCGTAGCAGATAAAGGGCGCGACCGTCGTCTCACCCCAGCCAAAGACCGCCCACTGCGAGCCCGCTTGGTAGATCTCCCCCCCGACCCGAAAGGGCTTGAGCTTGCTGTAGCGGTGCAGGAGCTTGCCATCGGGGCCAAAGACCAGCGCTTGGTTGCGCTTGCCAATCGCCGCGCCCCCCACCAGCGTGATCTGCCAGCGCTTGGCGAGCTGCGCCAGAAACCGACTGGTCGGCCCCTTGTGTGGCTCGCTCGCCTCCGGGCTCATCGAGAATCCCGTCGCAAACATCTCCGAGAGCACGACCAGGGTGCCCGGCTCCGGGCTGGCCTCGGTGAGGAGCTGCTCCACCTTGGCGAAGTTCGCCTCGCGATCCTCCCAGGCGATATCGAACTGAAGGGCTAAGACTTTCATGATGGGTCCTCTTGGAGATCGTAGGCACCGCCGTGCTTGATGTGGTCGAACTGGTTGTCGGGGACGACCTTGATATTGGTGTGGAGCGCCTTGTTCTCAAAAAAGCTGCGGCTGCGCTCCGGAATCTCGATCCCGTCCCAGTCGGCAAACCAGCCGCACCAGTGGATCATCGCGATCATGGGGCGGGGCTGGTCGGTGCGGTTGGGCATCCCGGCGTGCCAGAGGCGAATATCCCGAAGGACGACCGAGCCGCGCTTGACGGTCGGCTGGATCGGGGGATGTTTCTCACGCCACGCCGCCAGGTGCTCATCGGCGACCCGCGCGGAGCCATCGCCGTGGAAGTAGTGCGTGTCCTTGTGGGTGCCTGGCCAGAGCTGAGTCGCCCCATTCTCCGGCCCCATGTCCACGACCGGGACATTGATGACGATTCCAAAGGTTGGGGTGGCGTGCTCCAGCCCCTGCCAGAGCTGCGCGACATCGGGGTGGACGGGCTGAAAATGCTCGCCGGGGAGCGCGGTGTTGCCGGAGTAGAAGTTGTTCTTGACACCGGGGCCTACAATCGCCTTGGTGACCTCGATAATCTTCGGGTTGAAGAGCACATCGTCGAAGAGATACGGCGCAAAGGGCGGCGGTGCTTGCTGGATATTGCCCTTGTTGAAGTTAAAGGGCACATCGGGCCGCTGGAGGATCGCCGCCACATCGGCGAGCATCTTCTCGCAGAGTGTGTCGCAGTGGGCGGGGTCGATCACCTCTTCCAGGACCACAAAGCCATCGCGGCGGAAGCTATCGAGGAGCGCTTGTAGTTTCATCGTGAGAGTTCTCCGAAGATCGCCTGTGCGAGGCGGGTGTGCGCCTCGGCCTCCAGGTGGACGCCATCATGGATACTGACCGAGACCACGCGGCCGGCATCGAGAAACTCCCAGCCATTGGCCTCAGCCACCTCGCGGTAGAGGGGCGCGAGCGCCTGGGAGAAGCTGATCGCGCGCTCGTCGGTGAACTCCACAAAGAACTTGATGGGCAGGCGTAGGGGCGGTGGGGCGACAAGGAGCACGCGCGCCCCCGCCTCGGCCCCGAGCTTGCCGATCTGCTCGACCGCATCCGCGGCGGCATCGGGCTTGTGGCGGAAGCGGGACTTGGCATCGTTGGTGCCCAGCATGACGATCAGCCAGTCAAAGGGCCGGTGCGTGTCCACGGCGAGGGGAAAGGTCTGCTTGCCATTGCGCAGCGGGATCAGGGGATCGTCGAAGCCCGTCGTCCGGTTGGAGACTCCCTCCTCGATCACCTTCCAGCCCTCCCCCAGCAGGCACTGCAAGACCCCCGTCCAGCGTGTCTGATCGTCGAAGCGTGTCAGGTCCCGTGGGCTCGCCCCCCAGGTGTTCGAGTCGCCGTAGCAGAGTAGCGTTTTCATATCGTACGAATGATAGCGCAAAAAAAGCGGCAAGGGCTTCTATGGTAGAATCCTGCTATCGAATCTAAGGAAATGCCAATGATACCGTTTTCCCGTTTGACCCGACGAAGTGCCGTCGCGATCGTGGTTGCTAGCGGACTGTGTGTGGGTAGTTTGTGCGCTTTTAGTCAGGCAAGTGTTTCTCTAACTACATCTGCGCAAGAATGGGAGGGTGTGGGTTCGGTTAAAGAGTTTGATCTGGTCACAAGTGATGTTGAAACTCTTAAAATTAATAAAGTTCGTGGCTCTGTGATGAATCTTGGTCGACTTGTGGTCTATAAGTCGAGAAACCCAGAGGCGGGTGGGATTCAGTTTCGTCTGGCGAGCCGCTACAATCTTTCACTGGTTGACCTTGAGTTTATTACGGTAGATGAAGAAGGTGTTGACTTAGAGAAGATCGATGCGGAGCGAGCCATTCTCGGCCTGAGGACAGTCATCCCAGACTTTAAGGTCGGTGCGGACCGTCCTGTTGCTTCCTCTGACCTGACCGGGGCACTTAAAGACAAGCCCGTGACCGATTTTATCGCGCTGTTTGAATCTAAAAAACTCGTTCTCTTGGTTCGTGAGGTGAGCTCGGGGCGGTATCTCTCCACGGTGACTCTCGTCAGCCGGCCACCGTCTACCGAGGGAATGCCTCAGAGTGGAAACTTTATTCCGCCGCCGCCGAAGAAGCCTCGCCCGGTGGACATTCCGCCTGTGGCTTCTATCCTGCCTTAAGTGATGAGCGATTCCGTCGGGGGGAGCTTTCAGACCCACTCTTTTCTCTTCTCGGATATCGAGGGGAGTACACGGCTCTTGGAGCAGTTTCCGGAGCCGATGCGCCAAGCCCTGCAAGAGCACGAGGCGCGGCTGAGGCGGGTCTTTGCCCAGTACCAGGGGGAGGTGTTTAAGACCCTCGGCGGTGCGTTTTGTGTGCGGTTTGACCAGCTCCAAGCCGCAGTGGGGGCGGCTCTGGACAGTCAGCAGTGCGTCAAGGGGCTGGCTGTGGTCGAGGGGGAGCCGCTTCAGGTACGGATGTCGGTCCATGCCGGGCTGGCGGAGGCACGCGACAACGACTACTTCGGGCCGGCGCTCAACCGTACCGCGCGGCAGCTTGGCGTGGCCCATGGCGAGCAGGTTCTCGTCTCTGAGGCCGCCGTGCGCCTGCTGGGGGAGGGCTTACCGGCGCACGCCTCCCTGAGGGACCTGGGAAAGCACCGCCTCAAGGACCTGGGGCCGGCGGAGACCATCTACCAGCTCTGCCACCCGGAGCTCGCCGATACGTTTCCCCCGTTGCTCTCGCTGGCCGCCGTGCCCAACAACCTTCCCCAGCCCGCCACGGATTTTGTGGGGCGTGCAAGCGCGCTCGCCGAGGTGCGGGAACAGCTTGGGCGGCACAGGCTGGTGACTCTGGTTGGTCCTGGAGGCATTGGAAAGACCCGACTGGCGCTTCAGGTCGCGGCGGAGGCCTTGGAGCAGCTCCCCGATGGCGCGTTTTTTCTCGACCTCGCCGCGCTCTCCGACCCGAGCCTCGTGCCCTCGCTGCTTGCCAAGACCCTGGAGCTTCCGGAGCAGTCCGGCAAGACGATCGAAGCGGCGCTCCACGAGTATCTCAAGCCACGGACACTCTTATTGCTCTGGGACAACGTGGAGCACCTGCTGGAGCCCTGTGCAACGTTGATCGGGCGGCTCCTTCAGGTCTGTCCCGGTCTCAAGGTCCTGACCACGAGCCGCGAGCTGCTTGGTGTCTTCGGGGAGCAGCTCTACCGGGTGCCGTCGTTTGGGGTGCAGGAGGCCACCGACTTCTTTGTCGCGCGTGCACGGCTCCACCAGAGCAGCTTTGTGGCGACGGGCGATTCTTTGGGGAGCATTCGTGGGATCTGTGCGCGTCTCGAAGGAATTCCACTTGCCTTGGAGCTCGCTGCGGCGCGTGTGCGCACCCTCTCGCCGCAGCAGATCGAGGCCCGGCTCGACGATGTCTTCCGCCTGCTGACCGGGAGCGGTCGTGAGACGCTTGCTCGTCAGCAGACCCTCCAGGCCCTGATCGACTGGAGCTACGACCTTCTGAGCGACGACGAGCGCCAGCTGCTGCGTCGCTTGAGCGTCTTTGCAGGGGGCTGGACTCTGGAGGCGGCGGAGGCGATCTGTGGGGGGAGCTCGCTTGACGCCGCGGAGGTTCTTGACCTGCTGACGGCCCTTGTCGAGAAGTCGCTGGTGATGGTGGACGAGGTCGGGGGGGTGTCGCGCTACCGCCTGTTGGAGGTGCTGCGGCAGTACAGCAACAAGCGCTTCCTCGCTGAGGAGCCTGTCGACCAAAAACAGGTGCTGGAGCGGGCCTACCAGAGCTGGTTTATGGAGCTCGCACGTCGGGCCGCGACTGCCTTGTACGGGCCCGACCAAGGTCACTGGATCAAGGTCCTGGAGGCCGATCACGATAACCTGCGCTCTGCCCAGGATATCGGCGGAGCGACGACGGTCGCTCTCACCGCCGATTTGGTGGGCTTCTGGTGGCTCCGTGGGTACATCACCGAGGGGCGGCAGCGGCTCCTGCGCGCACGAGAGCGCTACCCAGAGCTCCCCTCCGAGCTACAGGTCCGCTTACTCGCGGGGGCGGCGCTGTTTGCGGAGAAGCAGGGGGACTATCAGGAGGCCATTACGCTCCAAGAGTCCTGCCTGGCGCTGGCGCAGCAGCTCGGCAACAAGACCGAGGCCGCGCGTGCGCTGGTGAAGCTGGGGCAGCTTGTCGCGGCACAAGGCCAGCCTGAGCGTGCACACACCTACTACGAGGAAGGACTCCAGCTCTTCCGCGATGCCAACCAAGCACAAGGGGAGGCCTGGACCCTGAATATCCTGGGGATTCTTGCCTTCCAGCAGGGGGATCATGAGCGGGCGCACCACTACTACCAAGAGAGCCTCGCGCTACAGCGGCGCCTCGGAAACCCGGAGAACATCGCCGCTTGTCTCAACAACCTGGGGCTGCTGGCGCACCACCAAGGGTTTCTGGAGAAGGCACGCGCCCTCTACGAAGAGGTACTACAGATCCACACCGACCTGGGGGATCGCAACAATCTCGCCGCGACTCTCCACAACCTGGGCTCGGTGGCACGGCAGGGGGGAGAGCTGGCCCTGGCTCAGCAGCGCCTTCGTGAGGCACTGGCACTGGAAGAGGAGCTGGGGGAGCCGCGGGAGCGCGCCAGCACGCTGATCGAGCTCGGGGCCGCGGTCTACGGCGACGGCAACCCCACCGCTGCACGTCGCCTGCTTGCCGAGGGGAGTGCACTAGTTCGGCAGTACCAGCTCAAGGGGAGCGCGCCGGAGCTCCTGGAGCTCTGGGCACAGATCGCCCTCGACCGAGGACAACGCACGCAGGCAGCGACCCTCGTGCAGGCGGCCGAGGCGCTTCGTCAAGAGCTGGGCAAGCCCCGCTCCGTGTGGGCACAGCGTGAGTACGAGCGCCTCCAAGCGGCACTAGTCGGGGAGACAGCACACTCTGCGCAAGGCTGGGAGGCCCTACTCCAAGAGCAAGAGCAGCAGGCGCTACAGAACCCGTGAGAGGATCGCGAAGGTCTTTTCGTCGAGCTTCATCACATCGGGGATGTTGTAGCGGCTCCCGGTGCGGTCGGTGAGGAGGATGCGCCCTCCGCCCACTTCCTGGATCGAGTCCTTGAGGTTCTGAACGGAGAACTTGCGCTCGCCCTTGTCGGTCTCGACCTCGAAGTTGACCGTGTCGTACTCTTTCTTGACCTTAGTGACCTTGCGGATGGTCGGCACGAAGTAGCGCCGCTCTAGCTCTTCGTCGACGATCGCGCGCGAGCTCTCATCGAGGCCCTTGAGGGTCTCCAGCATCCCGATATCTTTATCCTTGGCATCGCGCAGGCCGATATACTGGTCCTGGAGCGAGAGCGGGAAGGCCCGTGCGATCTGGCAGATCAGGTAGGTCCGCTCGTAGCCGATCCGCGGGTCGGCGATCGTGGCGCGGACCGCACTTCCCCCCGTGCGAAAGAGAGTCACGGTCTTGGGGTCGAGGAAGATCAGGTCAAAATCGGTGTTTGCGTTGGGTTCCATCTAGTCCTCCAGAACCAGGTTCTCGGCCTTGAGCTTGTTGACTTCCATCTGCATCTCGACCAGCTTGCGGAAGATACCGTTGTCCTTCTCCATCAGCTCGGCGTGGGTGCCCATCTCGGCGACTCGGCCCTTCTCGATCACCACCAATCTATCGGCGTTTCTTAGGGTGCTGAGGCGGTGGGCGATGGCGAAGGTCGTGCGGCCGGCGATCAGGCGCTGGATGGCCTCTTGAATCTGCTTCTCGGTCTCGGTATCTACGGAGGCGGTGGCTTCGTCGAGGATCAGCACCTTCGGGTCGTGGAGAATGGCGCGGGCGATAGAGATGCGCTGGCGCTCGCCGCCGGAGAGGCGTGCGCCGCGCTCCCCGACCAGGGAGTCGTAGCCATCGGGGAAGCGCAGGATGAAGTCGTGGGCATTGGCGGCCTTGGCGGCGCGCATGATCTGCTCACGGGTGGCATCGGCCTTGCCGTAGGCGATATTCTCGGCGATTGTCCCAGGGAAGAGGAACGGCTCCTGTAAGACCACGCCCATCTGGCTTCTTAGGTCCTGGAGCTTTACCTTCTTCATCTCGATGCCATCGATTAGGATGCGGCCCTCGCTGGGATCGTAGAAGCGGGAGATCAGGTTGATGATGGTGGACTTGCCCGCGCCGGAGTGCCCGACCAGCCCGATCATCTCGCCCGGCATGACATGCAGATCGACATTCTCCAGCACGCGGCGCGCCTTGTCGTAGCCAAAGCTGACATTCTCAAAGACCAGCTCGCCCTTCATGTTGGGCAGGGGCACGGAGTCGTTGGTGTCGGCGACATCGGGCTGGGTGTCCATCACCTCGAAGACACGCTCGGCGCTGGTGAGCACGCGGCCCAGCCAGTCGGCGATTCGGGTCATGCCCTGGAGCGGGCCGTAGAGCTGCCCCAGGTAGTAGAAGAACATGTTGAGGGTGCCAAAGGTGATCTGGCCCGCGATCACCTGCTTGCCCCCGACATACCAGACAATAAAGCCGCCGCTGGTCATGAGAAAGCCCAGGATCGGCAAGAGAGTCGCCCACCAGTTCTCCAGGTCGAGGTTGGCATTGTAGAGCGCGCCCACTTTATCGTGGAAGCGCTTCATCTCGCGGTCCTCTTGGGCGAAGGCCTTCACGACGCGGGTTCCGTTGAGCGCGACCGCGATACTGGCGGTCATCGACGAGCGCAGGTTCCAGAGCTTCTCCAGGCGGCCCCAGAGGAACTTCCAGATCTTGGTGGTCCCTAAAATCACCAGTGGCACGGGGATCAGCACCAGGCACGCCAGCCACCAGTTCTGGGAGAAGACAATCACCAGGGTGCCGATCAGCATGAGCCCATTGACCACGAGCATCTGGAGACCATCGACCAGGAAGTTATTGAGCTCGTTGACATCGGAGGTGACCCGGTTGAGGAGGGCGCCGGACTGCCGCTTGTCGTAGTACGAGAGCCCGAGCTTCTGGAGGGTGGCGTAGGTCTCGGTGCGGATCTGCTTGGTCATGGTCAGCGAGAGGTACGCCGTCAGCCGCGCACGCACGATCCCCAGCACAAGGCCCAAGACCGTCGCACCGATCATCACCGCCACCCAGTAGATCAGCCCCGCAGTTCGCACGCTCTCGGCGATCTGCTCACGCGGCATCAGGACATCGTCGGTGAGGTTCTTGACAATAATCCCCGGCAGGAGCTGGAGGCCCGTGCCCCCGATCATCAGGATGGTCACCAGGATCGCCTGCCACTTGTAGCCCTTGGCGTAGCCCAGGAGCCGTGTAAACGTGGCGCGCTTGTCGAAACAGAAGCGGCAGACATCGCTATCTTTCGGAAGCGCACGGCTACACTTAGGGCAGAGCTTCTCCACTTCCTCAAGCTCGGCATCGGGGAGGTCGCGGCCCTTGGCGATCGCCTCCATGACACGGGCAACCCCGGCCATGCGCCCCCCCAGCGGCGTGGTGTAGCGTGCCAGCTCGATCACATCCGAGCCCTTCTGCACGGTCAGCGCCCCACCGCCCACGAGAGACTCGGTCTTGGCGCCCTTGATCTCGCTCACAGGGATCATGAGATCGAGGTGGGCCGTGGAGCCATCGGGAGAGAAGACACGGATCGCGTCGGCATCCATGGTCACCCACCGCTCTCCGATCACGCCGCTGGTGTTGATATCCGCCTTGACCGCAAGAGTGAGGGGATCTGTTCCGTGGCCGTTCCGCTGGGCCTTGAGCGCCGCCTCAACCGAGGCGGGAAGCTCTTCGAGCAT from Armatimonas rosea includes:
- a CDS encoding ABC transporter ATP-binding protein — encoded protein: MAMLEELPASVEAALKAQRNGHGTDPLTLAVKADINTSGVIGERWVTMDADAIRVFSPDGSTAHLDLMIPVSEIKGAKTESLVGGGALTVQKGSDVIELARYTTPLGGRMAGVARVMEAIAKGRDLPDAELEEVEKLCPKCSRALPKDSDVCRFCFDKRATFTRLLGYAKGYKWQAILVTILMIGGTGLQLLPGIIVKNLTDDVLMPREQIAESVRTAGLIYWVAVMIGATVLGLVLGIVRARLTAYLSLTMTKQIRTETYATLQKLGLSYYDKRQSGALLNRVTSDVNELNNFLVDGLQMLVVNGLMLIGTLVIVFSQNWWLACLVLIPVPLVILGTTKIWKFLWGRLEKLWNLRSSMTASIAVALNGTRVVKAFAQEDREMKRFHDKVGALYNANLDLENWWATLLPILGFLMTSGGFIVWYVGGKQVIAGQITFGTLNMFFYYLGQLYGPLQGMTRIADWLGRVLTSAERVFEVMDTQPDVADTNDSVPLPNMKGELVFENVSFGYDKARRVLENVDLHVMPGEMIGLVGHSGAGKSTIINLISRFYDPSEGRILIDGIEMKKVKLQDLRSQMGVVLQEPFLFPGTIAENIAYGKADATREQIMRAAKAANAHDFILRFPDGYDSLVGERGARLSGGERQRISIARAILHDPKVLILDEATASVDTETEKQIQEAIQRLIAGRTTFAIAHRLSTLRNADRLVVIEKGRVAEMGTHAELMEKDNGIFRKLVEMQMEVNKLKAENLVLED